From the Spiroplasma chrysopicola DF-1 genome, one window contains:
- the ychF gene encoding redox-regulated ATPase YchF → MSLKMGIVGLPNVGKSTLFNAITNSQVEAANYPFATINPNVGTVEVPDERLDAMAKIFEPNKTIHTTFEFYDIAGLIAGASKGEGLGNAFLQNIRETDAICMVIRCFDSKDITHVEGTIDPIRDIEIINLELMISDQEQIKKRLDKVAKRAQTLKQKDDVIEYNILLKLEEQLNQNLLLKDLVLTEEEYQVIKNFNLLTIKPFIYAANISEDDLKVGDNEHVQKVKAYAAKHQIEVVTICAKIEEELSSLSPDEKAIFMAEYGIIESGLSQLIRKSYYLLGLETFFTAGKQELRAWTFKKGSTAPECAGVIHTDFQKGFIKADVYSYDDLIRYGSEKAVKENGRLRSEGKTYIMQDGDVCFFKFNV, encoded by the coding sequence ATGTCTTTAAAAATGGGAATAGTTGGTTTACCAAATGTTGGTAAATCAACATTATTTAATGCAATTACAAACTCACAAGTTGAAGCGGCTAATTATCCGTTTGCAACAATTAATCCAAATGTTGGAACAGTGGAAGTACCAGACGAACGTCTTGATGCGATGGCAAAAATTTTTGAACCAAATAAAACGATTCATACTACTTTTGAGTTCTATGATATTGCCGGATTAATTGCTGGTGCCAGTAAAGGGGAAGGATTAGGAAACGCCTTTTTACAAAATATTCGCGAAACTGATGCAATTTGTATGGTTATTCGTTGTTTTGATAGTAAAGATATCACTCATGTTGAAGGAACAATTGATCCCATTCGTGATATTGAAATTATTAATTTAGAATTAATGATTTCTGACCAAGAACAAATTAAAAAAAGGTTAGATAAAGTAGCAAAACGTGCGCAAACGTTGAAACAAAAAGATGACGTGATTGAATACAATATTTTATTAAAGTTAGAAGAACAATTAAATCAAAATTTATTATTAAAAGATTTAGTTTTAACTGAGGAAGAATACCAAGTTATTAAGAATTTTAACTTGTTAACAATTAAGCCATTTATTTATGCTGCCAATATTAGCGAGGATGATTTAAAAGTTGGTGATAATGAACATGTTCAAAAAGTGAAAGCGTATGCCGCAAAACACCAAATTGAAGTTGTGACAATTTGTGCGAAAATTGAGGAAGAATTATCTTCATTAAGCCCTGATGAAAAAGCAATTTTTATGGCTGAATATGGGATTATTGAATCAGGATTAAGTCAATTAATTCGTAAATCATACTATTTATTAGGGCTAGAAACTTTTTTTACCGCCGGGAAACAAGAATTACGCGCTTGAACTTTTAAAAAAGGTTCAACAGCTCCTGAATGTGCGGGGGTTATCCATACTGATTTCCAAAAAGGATTTATTAAAGCAGATGTCTATTCATATGATGATTTAATCAGGTATGGTAGTGAAAAAGCTGTCAAAGAAAATGGCCGCTTACGCAGTGAAGGAAAAACATACATTATGCAAGATGGTGATGTTTGCTTCTTCAAATTTAATGTTTAG
- the gltX gene encoding glutamate--tRNA ligase produces the protein MGNKVRLRYAPSPTGYLHIGNTRTALFNYLLAKHYDGDFILRIEDTDTERNVDGAEASQLDNLRWLGIEPDETIDKPGEYGPYRQLERLDIYQKYAEQFLATKKAYYCFCSSEVLEKSREEQITNGNVAPTYDLKCYHLSPAEVAEQLALGTPKSIRFHVPEDQTYQFNDMVRGAVSFEAKDLGDWIILKSSGIPTYNFAVAVDDYLMEITHVIRGEEHISNTPRQLMIYDVLGVTPPIFGHLTLIVNEQHKKLSKRDGHLMQFISQYRDLGYLPEAIFNFIALLGWSPKGEEEIFTKAELIKIFDEERFSKSPSMFDVKKLTWINSLYLKKMADEDYLAFVRPFLATVYDLTNKSEGWLEMLMLIFKKELQYGQEIVQLAQPFFVASTSLNSETLAMLKSLPGDRQWLNSFRDDLNQITDWNEMAIKTLIIECGQKNQLKGKDLFMPIRIFTSYQEHGPELAKVIYLIGKEQVINNINNLISKDV, from the coding sequence ATGGGAAACAAAGTTAGATTACGTTATGCGCCAAGTCCAACCGGTTATTTACATATTGGAAATACACGGACAGCATTATTCAATTATTTATTAGCTAAACATTATGATGGTGATTTTATTTTACGAATTGAAGATACCGATACGGAACGAAACGTTGATGGTGCGGAAGCATCACAGTTAGATAATTTACGTTGATTAGGAATTGAACCAGATGAAACAATCGATAAGCCGGGGGAATATGGCCCTTATCGCCAATTAGAACGGCTAGATATTTATCAAAAATATGCTGAGCAATTTTTAGCGACAAAAAAAGCATATTATTGTTTTTGTTCTTCAGAAGTGTTAGAAAAATCGCGCGAAGAACAAATTACCAATGGTAATGTTGCTCCAACATATGATTTAAAATGCTATCATTTATCTCCGGCAGAAGTGGCTGAACAATTAGCTTTAGGGACACCAAAAAGTATTCGTTTTCATGTTCCCGAAGATCAAACATATCAATTTAATGATATGGTTCGTGGGGCTGTTTCTTTTGAAGCAAAAGACTTAGGAGATTGAATTATTTTAAAATCATCAGGAATCCCAACTTATAATTTTGCTGTTGCGGTTGATGATTATTTAATGGAAATTACCCATGTTATTCGTGGGGAAGAACATATTTCAAATACCCCTCGCCAATTAATGATTTATGATGTGTTAGGAGTAACCCCACCAATTTTTGGTCATTTAACCTTAATTGTTAATGAACAACATAAAAAATTGTCAAAACGTGATGGGCACTTAATGCAATTTATTAGTCAATATCGTGACTTAGGGTATTTACCAGAAGCAATTTTTAATTTTATTGCTTTATTAGGATGATCACCAAAAGGGGAAGAAGAAATTTTTACAAAAGCAGAGTTAATTAAAATTTTTGATGAAGAACGTTTTAGTAAATCACCAAGTATGTTTGACGTTAAAAAGCTAACATGAATAAACAGTTTATACCTGAAAAAAATGGCGGATGAAGATTATTTAGCCTTTGTGCGACCATTTTTAGCAACAGTTTATGATTTAACTAATAAAAGCGAAGGATGGTTAGAAATGTTGATGTTAATCTTTAAAAAAGAATTACAATATGGTCAAGAAATTGTCCAATTAGCACAACCATTTTTTGTCGCGTCAACAAGTTTAAATTCAGAAACTCTAGCAATGTTAAAATCTTTACCAGGTGATCGCCAGTGATTAAACAGTTTTCGCGATGATTTAAATCAAATTACTGATTGAAATGAAATGGCAATTAAAACTTTAATTATTGAATGTGGCCAAAAAAATCAGTTAAAAGGGAAAGATTTATTTATGCCAATTCGAATTTTTACCTCATATCAAGAACACGGACCAGAATTAGCAAAAGTTATTTATTTAATTGGGAAAGAACAAGTTATTAACAATATTAATAACTTAATTAGTAAAGATGTCTAA
- a CDS encoding adenylosuccinate synthase, whose protein sequence is MSGEKYSTLAVVGSQWGDEGKGKITDYFAQKADFVVRWAGGDNAGHTIVIDGVKYKLSLVPSGIFNQNSINVIATGCVINLRKLITEINYLKEHGINCQNLRISNRAHLIFPYHMKIDELQEEYRQDQKIGTTKKGIGPCYQDKAERIGIRVGDLFDPQNFYMQLERNLKFKNEVLTKIFGAETFSAQEIYDEYLGLFAEIKELVTDTSFLVDNAIKAEKKVLFEGAQGVMLDLDHGTYPFVTSSNPSAAAIPTGVGIAPRYINNVVGIVKAYNTRVGTGAFPSEIFDQTADYIREVGKEYGTVSGRPRRIGWFDAVLMKHSLRTSGYTSMAIMLLDVLTTIEEIKICVGYQYNGQTIDYIPSTIKEYEKCEPIWITMRGWKEDITNVTSFAQLPLNAQQYLNKLAEIVGVPISLFSVGPDRKQTILLDKEIF, encoded by the coding sequence ATGAGTGGAGAAAAATATTCAACCTTAGCGGTTGTTGGAAGTCAGTGAGGAGATGAAGGAAAGGGAAAAATTACTGATTATTTTGCCCAAAAAGCTGACTTTGTAGTTCGCTGAGCTGGTGGAGATAATGCTGGTCATACAATAGTTATTGATGGGGTAAAATATAAGTTAAGTTTAGTTCCATCAGGAATTTTTAATCAAAATTCAATTAATGTAATTGCGACAGGATGTGTAATTAATTTACGAAAATTAATTACTGAAATTAATTATTTAAAAGAACATGGCATTAATTGTCAAAATTTACGAATTAGTAATCGTGCTCATTTAATTTTTCCATATCATATGAAAATTGATGAACTACAAGAAGAATATCGTCAAGATCAAAAAATTGGGACGACAAAAAAGGGGATTGGCCCATGTTATCAAGACAAAGCCGAACGAATTGGCATTCGTGTTGGAGATTTATTTGATCCGCAAAATTTTTATATGCAGTTAGAACGTAATTTAAAGTTTAAAAATGAAGTATTAACAAAAATCTTTGGTGCTGAAACATTTTCAGCCCAAGAAATTTATGATGAATATTTAGGGCTATTTGCTGAAATTAAAGAATTGGTTACAGATACATCATTTTTAGTTGATAATGCAATTAAAGCTGAAAAAAAAGTTTTATTTGAAGGAGCCCAAGGAGTGATGTTAGATTTAGATCATGGGACATATCCTTTTGTCACATCATCAAATCCTTCGGCTGCAGCAATCCCAACCGGAGTTGGGATTGCTCCCCGCTATATTAATAATGTAGTTGGGATAGTAAAAGCTTATAATACTCGTGTTGGAACAGGAGCTTTTCCTTCGGAAATTTTTGATCAAACCGCTGATTACATCCGTGAAGTTGGAAAAGAATATGGGACAGTTTCTGGACGTCCTCGAAGAATTGGATGATTTGATGCTGTCTTAATGAAACATTCGTTACGCACTAGTGGTTATACAAGTATGGCAATTATGTTATTAGATGTTTTAACAACGATTGAAGAGATTAAAATTTGTGTTGGTTATCAATACAATGGTCAAACAATTGATTATATTCCAAGTACGATTAAAGAATATGAAAAATGTGAACCAATTTGAATTACAATGCGTGGGTGAAAGGAAGATATTACTAATGTTACTTCATTTGCCCAATTGCCACTTAATGCTCAGCAATATTTAAATAAATTAGCAGAAATTGTTGGTGTTCCAATTAGTTTATTTTCAGTTGGTCCCGATCGTAAACAAACAATTTTATTAGATAAGGAGATTTTTTAA
- a CDS encoding ParB/RepB/Spo0J family partition protein — translation MANNKSRLSAKGLDKIFGEGITDVINEIENNEELKSSATEIILAQVLPNPHQPRKVFNDEELKELSKSIIEHGLIQPIIVKKTTNGYYLVAGERRVRAARLANLTKLPAIIVDFNDQQMKEVALIENIQRVDLNAIEEAIAFKELLDLLKLTQDALSERIGKSRSHIANTIRLLSLPKEVQDYVLNGKLTMGQVKPLISLKLSDNELKSLVEKIVSDNLSARQVEDLVKEQQGGGETSTAKKVQKRSINEFLENKIMRKLGTKVTVEEKKIIINYVGVKDLNRILEILGLTDD, via the coding sequence ATGGCAAATAATAAAAGTAGATTAAGTGCAAAAGGATTAGACAAAATTTTTGGCGAAGGAATTACTGATGTTATTAACGAAATCGAAAATAATGAAGAGTTAAAAAGCAGTGCAACAGAAATTATCTTAGCGCAAGTATTACCAAATCCCCATCAGCCCCGAAAAGTTTTTAACGATGAAGAGTTAAAAGAATTATCAAAATCAATTATTGAACATGGTTTAATTCAACCAATTATTGTTAAAAAAACAACGAATGGTTATTATTTAGTAGCAGGAGAACGTCGGGTACGAGCAGCGCGACTAGCTAATTTAACAAAATTACCAGCAATTATTGTTGATTTTAATGATCAGCAAATGAAAGAAGTAGCGTTGATTGAAAACATTCAGCGTGTTGATTTAAATGCGATTGAAGAAGCAATTGCATTTAAAGAATTACTTGATTTATTAAAATTAACCCAAGATGCATTAAGTGAAAGAATTGGGAAATCACGTAGTCATATTGCCAATACAATTCGCTTATTAAGTTTGCCAAAAGAAGTACAAGACTATGTTTTAAATGGAAAATTAACAATGGGACAAGTAAAACCATTAATTAGTTTAAAGTTAAGTGATAATGAGTTAAAAAGTTTGGTTGAAAAAATTGTTAGCGATAATCTTAGTGCTCGTCAAGTTGAAGATTTAGTAAAAGAACAACAAGGTGGGGGGGAAACAAGTACTGCCAAAAAAGTTCAAAAACGTTCAATTAATGAGTTTTTGGAAAATAAAATCATGCGCAAACTAGGAACAAAAGTGACAGTGGAAGAGAAAAAAATTATTATTAATTATGTTGGAGTCAAAGATTTAAACCGTATTTTAGAAATTTTAGGTTTAACAGATGACTAA
- a CDS encoding HD domain-containing protein, producing MSKPPLIIRDSVHGDMTIKEQVAIDLINSKEFQRLRRINQLAGGQFVFPSASHTRFSHCLGVYYLISKFLQTKPFSEKYDERQQLLVKLAGLMHDIGHGPFSHTFEQIGIVTKTKISHENYSSLIISSSTTEVNQILQKYLNPSEIKELCEMIEGNHQDPILSSLVSSQIDADRMDYLLRDAMTSGVAYGHLDWQWIIRNVTIMENKLVFPEKVLYAIESYLIGRYHMYQQIYLHPISLGFDLTFRQLFQRLYDLQQTNYCFKNQEIIALLKPLLAGEMLDVETYWDLDDYSLFTALKKLVTEDDEILKDLATMLTTRNFFRLVDEEKINQEEIAKKLKKKYKTYYNYFMVSYDLKSVKLYNSTVKPIYIATKNGIKMLDEVSEIIDSTKSMVNDKKYFFTIGAVLK from the coding sequence ATGTCTAAACCACCGCTAATAATTCGTGATAGTGTTCATGGGGATATGACAATTAAAGAACAAGTAGCAATTGATTTAATTAATAGTAAAGAATTTCAGCGTTTGCGTCGGATTAATCAATTGGCGGGCGGGCAATTTGTGTTTCCTAGTGCTTCGCATACCCGTTTTTCACATTGTTTAGGAGTCTATTATTTAATTTCCAAATTTTTACAGACCAAACCATTTTCTGAAAAATATGATGAACGCCAACAATTACTAGTTAAATTGGCGGGGTTAATGCATGACATTGGTCATGGCCCTTTTTCCCATACTTTTGAGCAAATCGGGATAGTTACAAAAACAAAGATTTCCCATGAAAATTATTCATCATTAATTATTAGTTCGTCAACTACAGAAGTTAATCAAATTTTACAAAAGTATTTAAATCCTTCTGAAATTAAAGAATTATGTGAAATGATTGAAGGAAATCATCAAGACCCAATTTTATCATCATTAGTATCATCACAAATTGATGCTGATCGAATGGATTACTTATTACGTGATGCGATGACAAGTGGGGTTGCTTATGGCCATTTAGATTGGCAATGAATTATTCGTAATGTGACAATTATGGAAAATAAGCTAGTTTTTCCAGAAAAAGTTTTGTATGCGATTGAATCATATTTAATTGGTCGCTATCATATGTATCAACAAATTTATTTACATCCAATTAGTTTAGGATTTGATTTAACTTTTCGACAATTATTTCAACGTTTATATGATTTACAACAAACAAATTATTGTTTTAAAAATCAAGAGATAATTGCGCTTTTAAAACCTTTATTAGCGGGCGAAATGCTAGATGTTGAGACTTATTGAGACTTAGATGATTATAGTTTATTTACAGCTTTGAAAAAATTAGTAACAGAAGATGATGAAATTTTAAAAGATTTAGCTACAATGCTAACAACAAGGAATTTTTTCCGCTTAGTTGATGAGGAAAAAATAAATCAAGAAGAAATTGCAAAAAAATTGAAAAAAAAATACAAAACCTATTATAATTACTTTATGGTTTCCTATGATTTAAAATCAGTGAAATTATATAATAGCACAGTAAAGCCGATTTATATTGCGACAAAAAATGGGATAAAGATGTTAGATGAAGTATCAGAGATTATTGATTCAACTAAATCAATGGTTAATGATAAAAAATATTTTTTTACAATTGGAGCAGTATTAAAATAG
- a CDS encoding ParA family protein yields the protein MGKIIAITNQKGGVGKTTTSINLAAGLARHGKKILLIDIDPQGNATTGIGANKDEIQESMYDVLIGQATLKSIIIPEVIESVDLAPATISLAGADVYLMEHSEENQNILLERIKPVRDNYDFILIDCPPSLGLINRNALACADSVLIPIQAEYYALEGLAQLLSSIRFVQKMFNKDLTIEGIVLTMFDSRTKLSFEVMSEVKKYFNEKVYKTHIPRNIKISESPSHGLSIFEYDKGGAGAVAYEELVKEVLANNGK from the coding sequence ATGGGAAAAATTATTGCAATTACAAACCAAAAAGGAGGGGTTGGGAAAACAACCACTTCAATTAACTTGGCAGCGGGATTAGCTCGTCATGGTAAAAAAATTCTTTTAATTGATATTGACCCACAGGGAAATGCAACAACAGGAATTGGAGCAAATAAAGATGAAATCCAAGAAAGCATGTATGATGTTTTGATTGGTCAAGCAACGTTAAAGAGTATTATTATTCCAGAAGTTATTGAAAGCGTTGATTTAGCTCCTGCGACAATTTCATTAGCGGGGGCTGATGTTTATTTAATGGAACACTCGGAAGAAAATCAAAATATTTTATTAGAACGAATTAAACCAGTACGAGATAATTATGATTTTATTTTAATTGATTGTCCCCCATCTTTAGGATTAATCAATCGTAATGCTTTAGCATGTGCAGATTCAGTATTAATTCCAATTCAAGCTGAGTATTATGCTTTAGAAGGATTGGCACAATTATTGAGCTCAATTCGTTTTGTTCAAAAAATGTTTAATAAAGATTTAACAATTGAAGGAATTGTCTTAACAATGTTTGACTCAAGAACAAAATTATCATTTGAGGTAATGAGCGAAGTTAAAAAATACTTTAATGAAAAAGTCTATAAAACACATATTCCCCGTAATATTAAAATTAGTGAGTCACCATCACATGGGTTAAGTATTTTTGAATATGACAAAGGTGGAGCCGGAGCTGTGGCCTATGAAGAATTAGTGAAAGAGGTGTTAGCAAATAATGGCAAATAA
- a CDS encoding CTP synthase gives MAKYIFVTGGVVSGLGKGITASSLGVLLKASGLKVFMQKFDPYLNVDPGTMSPYQHGEVYVTVDGAETDLDLGHYERFIDENLTRDSNITSGLIYKSVIEKERHGYYEGQTVQVVPHITNEIKNKVYSAAEKSGADVIITEIGGTVGDIESLPFIEAIRQVKMEQGGKNVIFMHVSLVPYIAASQEAKTKPTQHSVRELLSLGIQPDIVVARTEHYLEDSVIDKIALFCNISSKHVLVAADAKTIYDVPLKLYEQNAQHVVSDLLNLNITKTDMTSWENFLSKIDCSAKQITIKLVGKYIELPDAYLSVSESLRIAGFENGVRIKIDWIKADDVTPENVETLLKDAMAILVPGGFGERGFEGKILAVQYAREHKIPFLGICFGMQAAVVEYARNVCGISDANSSELKATNNPLIDIIEGKAKEDALGGTLRLGNYKATLQPGTLAAELYQQTEVLERHRHRYEFNNKYRQQLEAAGMIFSGIYEKENLVEIIELKDHPFFIASQYHPEFTSRPNKPNPLFNGFIKATITKNQNS, from the coding sequence ATGGCAAAATATATATTTGTAACTGGGGGAGTTGTTTCAGGGTTAGGAAAAGGAATAACTGCTTCGTCACTAGGAGTCTTGTTGAAAGCTAGTGGCCTAAAAGTGTTTATGCAAAAATTTGACCCATATTTAAATGTTGACCCGGGAACGATGAGCCCATATCAGCATGGTGAAGTTTATGTGACAGTTGATGGGGCTGAAACGGACTTAGATTTGGGACATTATGAACGTTTTATTGATGAAAATTTAACTCGTGATTCAAATATTACATCGGGGTTAATTTATAAAAGCGTGATTGAAAAAGAACGTCATGGTTATTATGAAGGACAAACTGTCCAAGTTGTTCCGCACATTACTAATGAAATTAAGAATAAAGTTTATTCAGCGGCAGAAAAATCAGGAGCTGATGTGATTATTACTGAAATTGGGGGCACAGTTGGTGATATTGAATCCCTACCATTTATTGAGGCGATTCGCCAAGTAAAAATGGAACAAGGTGGTAAAAATGTTATTTTTATGCACGTTTCATTGGTACCATATATTGCTGCTTCACAAGAGGCAAAAACAAAACCAACGCAGCATTCAGTGCGTGAATTATTGTCGTTAGGGATTCAACCTGATATTGTTGTGGCACGAACTGAACATTACTTAGAAGACAGCGTAATTGATAAAATTGCTTTATTCTGTAATATTAGTAGTAAACATGTCTTGGTGGCAGCGGATGCCAAAACAATTTATGATGTACCATTAAAATTATATGAACAAAATGCCCAACATGTTGTCAGTGATTTGTTAAATTTAAATATTACAAAAACAGATATGACATCGTGAGAAAACTTTTTAAGTAAAATTGATTGTTCAGCAAAACAAATTACGATTAAATTAGTTGGAAAATACATTGAATTACCAGATGCTTATCTATCGGTTAGTGAATCATTACGGATTGCTGGTTTTGAAAATGGGGTAAGAATTAAAATTGACTGAATTAAAGCTGATGATGTTACCCCAGAAAATGTTGAAACCTTATTAAAAGATGCAATGGCAATTTTAGTTCCTGGTGGTTTTGGTGAACGTGGTTTTGAAGGCAAAATTCTTGCTGTTCAGTATGCCCGTGAACATAAAATCCCCTTTTTAGGAATTTGTTTTGGAATGCAAGCGGCTGTTGTTGAATATGCTCGTAATGTTTGTGGAATTAGTGATGCTAATAGTTCAGAGTTAAAAGCAACAAATAATCCGTTAATTGATATTATTGAAGGAAAAGCAAAAGAAGATGCCCTTGGGGGAACATTACGATTAGGAAATTATAAAGCAACCTTGCAACCAGGTACTTTAGCGGCCGAACTTTATCAACAAACTGAAGTTTTAGAACGCCATCGTCATCGCTATGAATTTAATAATAAATATCGTCAACAATTAGAAGCAGCGGGGATGATTTTTAGTGGAATTTATGAAAAAGAAAACTTGGTTGAAATTATTGAATTAAAAGACCATCCATTCTTTATCGCTTCACAGTATCATCCTGAATTTACTTCACGACCAAATAAACCAAATCCTTTATTTAATGGTTTCATTAAAGCGACGATTACAAAAAATCAAAATTCATAA
- the ispF gene encoding 2-C-methyl-D-erythritol 2,4-cyclodiphosphate synthase: MRIGHSYDLHNLLPGTGFYLGGIFIPTNFTVEAISDGDVLLHTIGEAIIGALGYGDLGQWFKPTTEKFSSTKIITHALTLLKKEGYQIVNIDTTVIIDEPKLSPFRDKIKATLGELLELSAKQINLKFTTTEKNFPTIIQAQTVILLQKL, translated from the coding sequence ATGAGAATAGGTCATAGTTATGATCTTCATAACTTACTGCCAGGAACAGGTTTTTATTTGGGAGGGATTTTTATTCCTACCAATTTTACTGTTGAAGCAATTTCGGATGGGGATGTTTTACTACATACAATTGGAGAAGCGATTATTGGAGCCTTGGGATATGGTGATTTAGGGCAATGATTTAAACCAACAACCGAAAAATTTTCATCAACTAAAATTATTACTCATGCGTTAACGTTATTAAAAAAAGAGGGTTATCAAATTGTCAACATTGATACAACAGTGATTATTGATGAGCCAAAATTAAGTCCTTTTCGCGATAAGATAAAAGCAACATTAGGGGAATTATTAGAACTTTCGGCAAAGCAAATTAATTTGAAATTTACAACAACCGAAAAAAACTTTCCAACAATAATTCAAGCCCAAACAGTGATTTTATTACAGAAATTATAA
- a CDS encoding isochorismatase family protein has protein sequence MKKALIVVDYQHDFVNPTGSLYVRHAEQLLPKIKALIDQYQQENNLVIATKDFHPENHCSFTIWPPHCRQNTPGAELYHLSETSFTKIIMKGTRQNSDSYSAFFDDDQTSNGLDEFLKANNITMISIIGVALDVCVSATLKDAIKLNYQGEVLLDYCVGLENKITF, from the coding sequence ATGAAAAAAGCTCTAATTGTTGTTGATTATCAACATGATTTTGTTAATCCAACTGGTTCATTGTATGTTCGTCATGCCGAACAACTTTTACCAAAAATCAAAGCCTTAATTGATCAATACCAGCAGGAAAATAATCTTGTTATTGCAACAAAAGATTTTCATCCCGAAAATCACTGTTCTTTTACAATCTGACCCCCTCATTGTCGTCAAAATACTCCTGGGGCCGAACTATATCATCTTTCCGAAACAAGTTTTACTAAAATAATCATGAAAGGAACCCGTCAAAATTCAGATAGTTATAGTGCTTTTTTTGATGATGATCAAACAAGTAATGGCTTAGATGAATTTTTAAAAGCGAATAATATTACAATGATTTCAATTATTGGGGTTGCCTTAGATGTTTGCGTATCAGCAACTTTAAAAGACGCCATTAAATTAAATTACCAAGGGGAAGTGTTATTAGATTATTGTGTTGGTTTGGAAAATAAAATTACTTTTTAA
- the rsmG gene encoding 16S rRNA (guanine(527)-N(7))-methyltransferase RsmG — translation MIEIIKKHLPELTITTQQAEQLQKYYQYLIEQNALMNLTTITNEEEVYYKHFLDSLLLLKKYHFTDGMLVCDVGSGAGFPGIVLKIFVPQIRLTIIEALEKRCRFLRNLVQTLSLTNVEIIHDRVEQYSRLHPEQFDLVLTRAVANLSVLLELVSQLVKVTGTVICYKGPKVHEEINGAQKTFGELNFVLTKTDHELVTEIGERYFCYFTKMKKTPWKYPRHFNQIKKSPIG, via the coding sequence ATGATTGAAATAATTAAAAAACACTTGCCAGAGTTAACAATAACAACCCAGCAAGCCGAGCAACTTCAAAAATATTATCAATATTTAATTGAACAAAATGCCTTAATGAATCTAACAACCATAACTAATGAAGAAGAAGTTTACTATAAACATTTTTTAGATTCTTTATTATTACTAAAAAAATATCATTTTACAGATGGTATGTTAGTTTGCGATGTTGGAAGTGGGGCTGGTTTTCCAGGTATTGTTTTAAAAATTTTTGTTCCACAGATAAGATTAACAATTATTGAAGCTCTTGAAAAAAGGTGTCGTTTTTTACGCAATTTAGTTCAAACCCTGAGCTTAACTAATGTTGAAATTATTCATGATCGTGTTGAACAATATAGTCGTTTGCATCCCGAACAATTTGATCTTGTTTTGACCAGGGCGGTCGCTAATTTGAGTGTCTTATTAGAACTAGTTTCTCAGTTAGTAAAAGTAACAGGAACAGTCATTTGTTATAAAGGGCCAAAAGTACACGAAGAAATTAATGGCGCGCAAAAGACTTTCGGGGAATTAAATTTTGTTTTAACAAAAACAGACCATGAACTGGTCACTGAAATTGGGGAACGCTATTTTTGTTATTTTACAAAAATGAAAAAAACGCCGTGAAAATACCCCCGTCATTTTAATCAAATAAAAAAAAGCCCAATTGGCTAA
- the rpoE gene encoding DNA-directed RNA polymerase subunit delta, with translation MNDNIELLDLVYDYLKNSEQSDTFENIWNVIASQSDITVHGNSKEDIIAELYTDLVLDNRFVLTSEGMWALRELIKYDDIKKQYDYTDQFETTEEFEDIDLDEEFEDEEDLIDSLEFDEDVEDNNDDETEDFVEIDVDDLGETDYSVDDDDETVAAKLGITEEIDWKALEKEMEENN, from the coding sequence ATGAACGATAATATAGAATTATTAGATTTAGTATATGATTATTTAAAAAATTCAGAACAAAGTGATACATTTGAAAATATTTGAAATGTAATTGCTTCACAAAGCGATATTACAGTCCACGGAAATAGTAAAGAAGACATTATTGCTGAACTATATACCGATTTAGTCTTAGATAATCGTTTTGTTTTAACAAGTGAAGGAATGTGAGCATTACGTGAACTTATTAAATATGATGATATTAAAAAACAATATGATTATACTGATCAATTTGAAACAACCGAAGAATTTGAAGATATTGATTTAGATGAAGAATTTGAAGATGAAGAAGATCTAATTGACAGCTTAGAGTTTGATGAGGATGTTGAAGATAACAATGATGATGAAACAGAAGATTTTGTTGAAATTGATGTTGATGATTTAGGGGAAACAGATTACTCAGTTGATGACGATGATGAGACTGTTGCAGCTAAATTAGGAATTACTGAAGAAATTGATTGAAAAGCTTTGGAAAAAGAAATGGAAGAAAATAATTAA